The Magallana gigas chromosome 6, xbMagGiga1.1, whole genome shotgun sequence genome includes the window GTTAATGCTATTTGTATCCATCTATAAGAAcagtttacattttattgtCCATATGATAAGTTGCTTAAATGTGGTAAATAATGATTATCATATTTCTCTGTAGAATGATTTGCATGTACGTGTACCAGCATTTGTAGCATGCAGGCCTGAATTTTAACTTATCCTTAGCTATGTGGCTAGTGGTTGATTTGCAAACGTACACCAGTGACATGATTTTAATCTCCTTGACCTGGCCTGTGAGACACAAATACTGagactttaaaggggcatggtcacgattttggtcagtttatttattttttttttttattattatttacaatgctttagaaatgcatttctaatgatcaaataaattttcagagtcattcgttgagttattagcaagatacagggctcacagttctgtgttatgtaaacaatgctcgtgccctgtttttgtttacgtaggttcaatatactagtaaaaaatcttttactagcttatttgtctatctttttatttatttcaagcatagataaacagtttctaacttctaaaacattcgttttaggtttaaaactgaaatgtttacttcaacgttcaaaatgtaaacaactctttgtttacatagcgaagaatttcgacaagctctgtaactcgcttataactcaacaaatcatgaaatgacactcaaatttcggttgcctattaaaaatgcctttctgatgcattgtaaatattaaaatcggaaaaatagaccaaaatcgtgaccatgcatGTCCCTTTAAGGAAGCTAAAATTAAGCAAATTACTTCGTATCATAGCTTCATCatcatatttataaattctataaatTGATTTCCAGAACAAATCAGTACCCAGTACCAGTCCATAATTTGGTAGGCCAAAAATCACCCACATTGTCAAAATTTATCAACCCTGATTATGGTACATTTCATTATGCATATTATCCATCACATGAATATCCATAGGTAGATCCTGATTCATTTATCTTTGTCAACTAACCCCAGTTTTGCAGTCTTCGATTTGACAACTGAGTCCACTTTGGCTTTGGTGCTGAGTTCACATGATGCAAAAGGTATTGCTCTTCATCCTTGGTTATGAAATTGGGAATGTAATATATACTTGGAGGAGCCTAAAAAAAACATGAGTAGAAGTAACTTACTTGGTAATTTTaattatgtgtacatgtacactttatgttgtttttcaaaatatgtgaACTTGTAGTCTATATGCTAAACTGTAGCAACATATGGGAAGATGTAGTTTGCATAAGATCCCAACATCATAGCATTAGTTTGGAGCATTTAGGTTGACTTTTTGGGGAGTTCATTTATATATCAACCATGCCTCTATGAAGTCATACCTGCAGGTAAGTGTTTGTAAATATAGACCTTGGCATTCATTCAATATgtaaaagacaaaacaattcCGCGGTAAGATATTTGCACTACCTGTGATTAATTCAtaatattaatcatttaaaaaaaaatgtaatgtttacTTCTATCATAGTTTGCTGAAATGAGACACAACAACAATTGCTATAAATAATTGTCATTTCATTATCTTTTTCcatgcaaaagaacaattcgATTCACTACCACAGTACAATATGTTTCACACAAGTTCGTGGAAAGGCTTTTATTATATCAGCATCCACCTGAttcagaatttttcaaaataaagattCCACTggctattaaaatatttctgctGTTTTCTTTGTCCATGTGAACTGATGATCATTGATCAACTGGTGAATGGAGCAGACGAAATTTTAGGAAATGAACTCGTtttgatgtgtaattttatctaTTCACAGGTCAATTGATAAAGTAGACATGCACATACTGACATAGTATTCAGGGGTCATGTATAGGGATAAAATATTCCATGTAATTTAccacaggggcttggttgttggatagtgaatctcctaattatttgttcccgaagaaaaaattgattaaaattggtaatcttatgtgtatttctgtgtattgcaataaataaattcactgaaaccccccgtttcagtcatgttaaaaaagtgtattcaatgtacttttttcaatgtaaattgaatacacttttttaacatgactgaaacggggggggggggggggttcagtgaatttatttattgcaatacacagaaatacacataagattaccaattttaatcaattttttcttcgggaacaaataattaagaacttcactatccaacaaccaagcccctgtgtAATTTACCTGTTCTACTTTGAATTTCTCCATCAACTTCTGATTTATCTGTCCGTGAGGTGTTTAGCAAGGAACCAGTTTATAAGTTTGCAAGAACCAATTCAGCAATTTTATATCGGAATATTTCATTGGATAATTTTGCACTTCTAGCCAATGAACATGTTGGTCTTATTTTTGCTTTGGTCGAGAACAATGCAGCGTACAACACATTTGACGATCGTGATGTGAAACTTGTTCGCAAATCTCCATTCTTAGAgcaaaaaagatctttttttatCTTCAGGGTAAAAGATCAGAGgtccaaaaataaatcaaaacaccAAAGTAAGTTTGCATGCATCCGAGGCTCTGACTGACGAGTTTTCAAAtattcaactcgaatttcctttATCAGTTTTATGAATGAATTTATGAATGGGATCATTATATAGTTGTATGCATGGTTAATaagaaaagataaataaataagtaaattttTCTTATGATTATGCTTTCAGGCATAATTTCctcatttttcaattattttaccATGTTGTTTATCATGTAGCTCTCATGACATTCTTCCATTTTAGATGGTTAGAACAGAAACTGGACCTGTTAAAAGGTTGCCAAGGCATCTGAGAAATGAGGATATTCCTTCACACACATTTACTCCCAGGACTTATCAGGTGACTATACCAGAGACTTTTACTAATTGGGGGGAATTAAAAGCAAAAAGTTACATGACTGTTAGATAAGTTAGTCCAAAACTAGCACAATTTTTGTGTGctgttatttgcagtttttgaACTATgagaggcactgtagctcccaggacatccatcaagtttttttttcagattgggagctacagacctgcaggtAATCAAATTGACTGCTGAAGTTGTAGGTGGGATTTCCTGTCTTCAGTTTTTGGGATTGGTTAATAGAACCActtcaaattagaaaaataaattggaaaatatatttacaagacaTCTTAACTTTTTACTAGAAAATTATCATGATAATGCATAACTCCTTTTGGTGTTGCAGGTGGAACTTCTTGATGCTGCTCTGCAGAGGAACACCATAGTCTGCCTGGGAACCAGTGGGGGAAATACCTTCATTTCGGTGATGCTTCTGAAGGAGTTTTCCACTGAGCTCAGAAAACAGCTGCAATGTGGGGGAAAGAGAAGTGTTGTATGCTTAAATTCAGGTACGATTCAATTTTAGAAGGAAAAATTATTCAACTTTCCAATGTATTGTATATCTTCATGTTTAATTTTTGGATATGAGTGttaatgtaaagatttttttttaaatagatgaaAGCATTCAAGAGATTTCCCAAGTCATTATACATCACAGTGATCTTAATGTTATGCCCATATACGAACTATCTGAGgatgaatcaaaattaaattcaatgcTCAATGACCATCAAATACTGGTGACCAAACCATCAGTGTTCAATGACATACTGCTGAAAAAGTTCTTACTCCCAGTCCAAATTAATCTAGTCATCTTAGAAAACTGTCACCTGATTCTTCAGGAAGAACATCCTTACCAAAGCATCATAAATATCATCCACAACAGTGTTCCTAGGGAAGCAGCTGCTAGGATTCTAGGCTTGACATCCTCCTTTATAAGTCAGAAATGTCATGATCCAGGAGAACTAGAAAACATCATTAGGTCACTGGAGAATCACCTTAGTGCCAGAGCAGAGACAGCTACCCTTGTCATTGCAGAGAGATATGGAATACGTCCAAAGgaatatcttaaattttgtgATAATTATGAAGATGTAACAGGTACTCTCACACTGCTGGATGATGTATTGAGCAGTGCTCTGGAATTTCTGAATGAATGCAACATGGAAGATGAAGAGGATGATGACCGAGATCCAAAGGAAATTCCAATCTTTGTCTTCTCCGAATGTCTTAATATTCTGTACATTTTAGGCCCATGGTGTGCCTCTTGTATTGCAAACATGTTCATCAATCAAATAGAAAAAGTGGATAAGCATGAAACAATACCAGTGCATAAGAAGTTcctgaaatattgtttaactcAGTTACGGATTGTTACCACTCTGTTTGAGCTAAACTTTACACCTAATTATGATGTAGAAGAACTGCTGCAGTATTCCACACCAAGAGTTTACGAACTGATCAATCATCTGCGTAAATACAAGCCAGAGTATGATTTTATGATTGTGAGTAGTGGGGGAGACATGGACGGGTTTATGGGGGAGGAGGATAGAGATAGTCAGAACGGGGATAGTGATGGGGACGAATCCGAAATGTCGGATGACTCTGTGGTCATGTCAGATGAGGAGACATCAGACAGAGCATACAAAGGCAATGTTCTTCACATAGCTGTGAAAAGGGAGCCAGACAATGGGACCCTGCAAAAGACCTTGGACCCATTGAATTCAGACAGTGAAAAATACCTGTGTGGGATAGTGTTTGTGGAACATAGATATGTAGCTCTAGCCATTAATAAATTCCTCGAAGAAGTGTGTTCATGGGATGAAAATCTGTGCTTTGTTAAGAGCCAGCATTTAACTGGACAAGGACTGAAGGATGGGAAATCCAAGAAAGGGAATTGGAAGAAGCAAGAGGATGTGTTGAGGAAATTCAGACTACAGGACCTTAACTTGTTAGTCTCCACAACTGTGTTGGAGGATGGTATAGATGTCCCTAAATGTAACCTCATAGTCAAGTTTGATCCTCCCAGAAGTTACAAGTCTTACAGCCAATCAAAGGTAAAGAAACCCTCCCAAATTAGCTTTTGTACAATGAAAACTCCTGATGCACTTAAATAATTAACATACATACCATACAGTTCTTATTTGATCCtattacatgcattttcaatgaTGCTACTGGGATGACTGAATTTGTATTTATAAGTGTAGTCAGTGCAAAGCTTGCTTCTTTCCAGGGTCGTGCTAGAGCCAGAGACTCTGAGTATGTGATTCTGGTAGAAGAAAACAAGAAGGAGATGTTCATGCAGGATTACAATGTGTTCAAAGGAATAGAGGATGTAAGTGACCTAAAGAAATGCAGTGTAATGAATAAAATGGCAACTAAATTGATAAGTCAACTGAAGCCACAAGTGTTTTAATTGAGATGTTGTTTTTTATCCCTGTGAATCAGTAATGTAAAGAGGCACATATCTTTCTAGGTGTTAGTAGACAGGAGGAATGAGGAGGAAGATGAGGAGGAGGACAATCATTGTGAGGACACATCTAAAGTTCTACTGCCATACATGCCAAGCTCAGATAATCCCCATATTTGTGTCACCGTGGAGACAGCTATTGCTTTCGTCAACAGGTTTGATTTGACAGTGAATCATTATGACAAAAATGTCACTCAAAATTGAGGCAAATATGATGAAATGTTATatccatatttttttccaaaaagggTAGATTTTATTTTACTCTTCAAGGCCTATGCCAATATTTAAAAACTCTTACGTGTCTCTATtacttaaaattaaaactatGTATATGATATTCCTATTTCAGGTACTGTGCCAAGTTACCAAGTGATGCCTTTACTCACCTGACCCCAAAATGTACGCTGCAGGAGATATCTGGTGAGGGGGGAACTATGTATAGAGCAACACTGAATCTACCGATTAACTCCCCTTACAAACGCTCTGTACAGGTACTTAATCAATGAACAGAAGGAAATTCATTTTAAAGGGCATTAAATGTCCTTAAACAaattttctgtacctaaatggtGGTGAAAAAAAGATCGTAATTATTTACTAGTGAAAAAGGatgaatatgatatattttgtatCATAACATACTGTATACACACCAGGAAAATTCCTCAGTTGTTGATTTGCTAGTGTAAATAATTTGAGaaatttatcatagtttcagAACCACTGTTTTAATTGTTCATTGTGCAGGGAGAAGTGATGCCAACAAAGAACCTTGCCAAAAGAGCTGTGGCTCTAAAACTCTGCCAATGTCTGCATGAAGCAGGtaatatattgtacatatatcatcaAAGTGAAAATATTCAATGTGAAAATTAGAGCTTAAATCAGAATgaattaaactacatgtattctgATCAATGTTTTTGATGATCTTCAAATCTTCTGCAGGTGAACTGGATGATCAACTGAATCCTGTTGGAAAGGAAGTCTTCACCATGGAAGAGGAGCAGGAGGAGGAAGACGCAGCAGATGGCGAAGAGGGCGAGGATTACAGTGGAGAAGGGAGACCGGGTACCACCAAGAGGAAGCAGTACTATTTCAAGAGGGTAAGTGGGTCCATGTGGTTCACAGTACAGATATATTTCATGTATGTTGAAGGTGTTTACCCTAAGCTCTTTATGTTTACTAAAATGTAAAATCAGACaattattttctatttgaaaTCTTAAATTAAGCTGACTGgcaaattcaaatacatgtatacacataccAGCAAAATCAAACCAGTATAAAATGCAATGAAATTTTGACCCATGTCATTTCTGTATGTTCCAGTTGGCTGCCTCATTGGTACAAAGTCACCCCTCTACAGAGGAATGTCTGCTGTACAATATATCTCTTCAACTGAGCAAAGCCATATCAGATGAGCAGAACACCAGAGGTCGGAAGATCTGTGCCCCGGAGGACACACCGAGGGGGTTCGGAGTTCTCACATCCAAACATATTCCTCAGGTATAGTAGTAGccatttttttatgtaattgtGTCATTAAACATTTacgaaatttaaaattgattattaGAATTAGATTAGATAAATTCTTTTTTGCTTCGATGAAACATTTTTGCCTTAGATGATATATATTTGCTTTAGATATTTGAATGTAAAAGTAAGtgtgacaaaatattttttacaaggTACCAACATTCCCAGTATACACAAGGTCAGGGGAGGTAACTGCCTCCATTGATGTCCTTAGCAGTAATTTTTCGGTATCCTCTGAGGAGCTGAGGAGACTGAGAGATTTCCACAGATTTACATTTACTAATGTCCTACGTTTAGAAAAGGACCCCATGGAGTTTTGTCCAGATGAAAGTGATCTGGGGTATCTTATAGTTCCACTTAATAAAGGTTAGTGTTGTGTTTTGGTGTATCAATAGATTGGTTTGAATGAACAATTTATTTTCCCTTTATTTACGTACAATTTTTAAGTGATGCAGATTTTCTGAGAATATGATGAAGTAAAATCTCTAAAAAGtgtatgaaaaaatgttttttaattctttttgatAGTTTACTGTGTAAATCTTTTAATTCCAGATGATGATGGCAATGTAGTCCTTGATTGGACCTTCATCAAAGAAGTTGAAGATTCCAAATCACATGTCCGAAGAAACATTCATGACTCTAAAAGAGAACAGTTTGTGTTTTCCAAGGAAGAGTATGAAGATGCGGTTGTGATGCCATCCTATCGAAATGTAGACCAACCACAGCATTTCTATGTGGCAGAAATCCGATCCGACCTGAATCCATCCTCACCTTTCCCATCGCCAGAGTTGTACAAGACCTTCAGTGCCTATTACACAACCAAATACGGTTTGACCATCACCAATTTGGAGCAGCCATTATTAGACGTAGACCACACGTCTGCTAGGTTAAATCTGCTCACTCCTCGTTACATGAACCAAAAGGGGGTGGCATTGCCCACAAGCAGTGCAGAAACTAAGAAAGCCAGGAGGGAAAATCTCCAGCAGAAACAAATTCTTGTCCCAGAACTGTGTGAAATCCATGTCTTTCCTGCTTCGCTATGGCGTAAAGCCGTCTGCTTGCCCACAATATTGTACAGATTGAATTACTTGCTTGTAGCTGACGAAATTCGCATGAGAATTGCTGAGGGCACTGGAATAGGTTTGATAAAATTGGAAGAAGGTTTTCGTTTTCAGCCATTGGATTTCGGATTTGATCTGAAAGAGGAAGATGATGATGGCAGCAATGTGTGCAATAGTACAGTAAATGATGAAAGTGTGGACGATAAACTTGTGAATGGTTGTGATTCACCAAGTGCTAGTCAAAACGGTTGTGATAGTGACAATGTCATCTCTGAAGAAGATGAATGTGATACAAAGAAAGCAGAAAGCTGTGATACAAAGCAAAATCTCAAAGCAGCATTCCAAAATGAAAAGGCAGCTAGTGACATCTGTGATATTCAGGGCAATGTGTCCAGTAACTGTAACCATGGCAAAAATGGATATCTGAATCATGATGAAGAATGGGGGAATACTTTGCAGGATCAAAGTAATGAAAAAACTGAGAAGTGTTGGGACAAAGCTCATCCCATTTCAGAAAAGTCTATGAATGATTTAACATCAGAACTGAATGAGATGAATATTCATGTCACCAATTCTCCATTGAAGAAGACTCCATGTGATACAATCTTGTCTGATTTCCCTGAAGTGGGTGTCTTCAAACTTCAGGATAAACCAAGCATACCAATTCCAAAGGCTGAGATCCTCAAAGAGGAGGTGGATTTTCCAGAGCTCACCATATCATTAGACCAAGAAGTGGACTTGAGTACTTTTGTAGGCCCAAGTCCATGTACCATATTGCAAGCTTTAACCATGTCCAATGCCAATGATTTCTTCAGTTTAGAGAGGTTGGAAACAATAGGTGATTCCTTCTTGAAATATGCCATTACTGTATACTTATACTGTACATATCCAGGTATTCACGAGGGGAAGCTTAGTTACTTGAGAAGTAAACAAGTTAGCAATTGTAACCTTTACCGGTTAGGGAAAAGAAAAGGATTTGCAGATTGCATGATTTCCACCAAATTTGAACCATATGAAAACTGGTTGCCTCCAGGGTATGTTATCAATGATGACAAAAGAAAAGGGCCGGTACCAAAAGTCCTACTTATAAGGAACAATTTAGGCCAGCTTGAAAAAGTAAGGGATGGCAGCATTATTGATTCCTTCTGTCCTGAAAATGCCACCTTAAATTGGGTGCCAAAAATTTCGGAATTGACAGAGGattctgaaaatgaaaatgacaaCCGAGGAATTCCTcttcaaaataatagaaaatgtGAAGAGTTGTGCTCAAACAATGAAAACCATGAGAACTTCGAGGAAGAATTAGAGGAGTTAGAGACTCTTCCTGAGAGGGTGAGACAAGAGGAAAAGGACCAGGTGGTGATCCCGTACAACCTACAGACCCTCCATAGCATCCCCGACAAGAGCATCGCGGACTGTGTGGAGTCTCTGATTGGCTGCTATCTGACTTCCTGTGGGAAGAAGGCTGCTCTGAAATTCATGCATTGGTTGGGGCTGAAGGTTCTGCCTCAGAAGAAAAAAGGAATGGTGCAAGATGtgagtttaattttaaaatgaaatatgagaAATTTAGCATGATGATATTACAATGTACCAGtgatttgtgaaaattttatgtACAAGTTCATCGAGTACCTTATCACCACTATTGATGAATCATTAGTTTGGGCTCTTTTTATTTGTAGATTTTATTCTGTGGGTATCCCTTACCCATAAATTAACATTATCACtcaaaaatatatgaaacacatttttttttattattgagtGAAGCAAAATCCATGAAATCACATCAAAATGAACCtttaaaatattgacaattcACAAATAATGGCCCCCAagaaaaatgattccacagtattttacATGTTGTATTATCTATTATTTCAGACTGAGCTGCTGAGCTTGCAGTGCCCTGACTCTCCATTATTGGTCCATGTTCCCGACCACAACTCCATTCTCCATCGTCTCCTGGAGGGATA containing:
- the LOC105336850 gene encoding endoribonuclease Dicer, yielding MVRTETGPVKRLPRHLRNEDIPSHTFTPRTYQVELLDAALQRNTIVCLGTSGGNTFISVMLLKEFSTELRKQLQCGGKRSVVCLNSDESIQEISQVIIHHSDLNVMPIYELSEDESKLNSMLNDHQILVTKPSVFNDILLKKFLLPVQINLVILENCHLILQEEHPYQSIINIIHNSVPREAAARILGLTSSFISQKCHDPGELENIIRSLENHLSARAETATLVIAERYGIRPKEYLKFCDNYEDVTGTLTLLDDVLSSALEFLNECNMEDEEDDDRDPKEIPIFVFSECLNILYILGPWCASCIANMFINQIEKVDKHETIPVHKKFLKYCLTQLRIVTTLFELNFTPNYDVEELLQYSTPRVYELINHLRKYKPEYDFMIVSSGGDMDGFMGEEDRDSQNGDSDGDESEMSDDSVVMSDEETSDRAYKGNVLHIAVKREPDNGTLQKTLDPLNSDSEKYLCGIVFVEHRYVALAINKFLEEVCSWDENLCFVKSQHLTGQGLKDGKSKKGNWKKQEDVLRKFRLQDLNLLVSTTVLEDGIDVPKCNLIVKFDPPRSYKSYSQSKGRARARDSEYVILVEENKKEMFMQDYNVFKGIEDVLVDRRNEEEDEEEDNHCEDTSKVLLPYMPSSDNPHICVTVETAIAFVNRYCAKLPSDAFTHLTPKCTLQEISGEGGTMYRATLNLPINSPYKRSVQGEVMPTKNLAKRAVALKLCQCLHEAGELDDQLNPVGKEVFTMEEEQEEEDAADGEEGEDYSGEGRPGTTKRKQYYFKRLAASLVQSHPSTEECLLYNISLQLSKAISDEQNTRGRKICAPEDTPRGFGVLTSKHIPQVPTFPVYTRSGEVTASIDVLSSNFSVSSEELRRLRDFHRFTFTNVLRLEKDPMEFCPDESDLGYLIVPLNKDDDGNVVLDWTFIKEVEDSKSHVRRNIHDSKREQFVFSKEEYEDAVVMPSYRNVDQPQHFYVAEIRSDLNPSSPFPSPELYKTFSAYYTTKYGLTITNLEQPLLDVDHTSARLNLLTPRYMNQKGVALPTSSAETKKARRENLQQKQILVPELCEIHVFPASLWRKAVCLPTILYRLNYLLVADEIRMRIAEGTGIGLIKLEEGFRFQPLDFGFDLKEEDDDGSNVCNSTVNDESVDDKLVNGCDSPSASQNGCDSDNVISEEDECDTKKAESCDTKQNLKAAFQNEKAASDICDIQGNVSSNCNHGKNGYLNHDEEWGNTLQDQSNEKTEKCWDKAHPISEKSMNDLTSELNEMNIHVTNSPLKKTPCDTILSDFPEVGVFKLQDKPSIPIPKAEILKEEVDFPELTISLDQEVDLSTFVGPSPCTILQALTMSNANDFFSLERLETIGDSFLKYAITVYLYCTYPGIHEGKLSYLRSKQVSNCNLYRLGKRKGFADCMISTKFEPYENWLPPGYVINDDKRKGPVPKVLLIRNNLGQLEKVRDGSIIDSFCPENATLNWVPKISELTEDSENENDNRGIPLQNNRKCEELCSNNENHENFEEELEELETLPERVRQEEKDQVVIPYNLQTLHSIPDKSIADCVESLIGCYLTSCGKKAALKFMHWLGLKVLPQKKKGMVQDTELLSLQCPDSPLLVHVPDHNSILHRLLEGYDTLEQKIGYEFRDKSYLLQAFTHASYHYNTVTDCYQRLEFLGDAILDYVITRHLYEDSCKYSPGVLTDLRSALVNNNIFAALAVKWDFHKYFKAISPPLFGVIEKFVARQKEREDEIDLSDDEGEGEEEEHVELEVPKALGDIFESLAGAIYLDSKMSLDTVWRVYYRIMKPQIDKYLLSIPKSPVRELLEMEPETAKFEKPERTLEGKIRVTVNVVTKGVFTGVGRNYRIAKSAAAKKALRSIKALQAGGLV